The DNA segment ATGAGAAGTTTGAAGAGATGCCTGAATTGTTGGACATATTTTTGTCCAGCATTAGAGCCACACAGGAAATGCAATTGCACTGGGTCACACTGGAGTTCCTCAGACTTTGGGAGAACTACACATTTCCCAGCATGAAAACGCTGGAGTACACATTGGATGAGGATTGGGCAAATGTTTCTAATGCCGACGCCGATGAAGCTCTAACAATTatgtcaaaaatatttcctGGACTACAGAGTGTGAAACCGTATGGTGGATTCGAATGCAGCACTCTGGTGAAATTCACGCAGTTGCGTCAACTAGATTTGAGCGATTGGACAATGGATTATCTGCCATATCATTGTCCCGAAGAGTTAGCCACGTGTCCGTTGATAGAAAAGTTAATAATTCcgatttttttgtatttcccTGAAGTGTATGAAGGGCTCATGGCGTTGCCCAAGATGCACACAGTTTCCTTTTACCTGAATGGTCAAGATGACATTTTAGCTGCAATGCTGGAGAAGCGAGGCAATGACGTACAAAAAATGACCTTTAACCATTGCATCTGGAAGTTCAGTGTGCCCACGTTTCACAAATTGAGGAACTTGCGCCAATTGACATTGCTAAACGAAAACCGTCTTAAGCCCGACAAACTACTCAAAGTGATTGCGAATTTGAAACAGTTGGAGCAACTTGATCTCATCAATTACCAAATGATATTGTGTGAAGCAGCGCTGTGGCAAACTGTTGACTGTTGCCCATCGCTAAGGATCCTGAATATATCATACATGTATTTCAAAGAGGATTTTTTCAATGGTAATCGATGTGTCATGGAGAAGGCATTGAGCAATCGCTCTCGGGACTTAAGATTGAATTGCCACAACACAGGTGAAAACGAGAAGCTGGTGAGTGAAGTGGAGTAGATTgttataagtatttattaatttattcttgTAGATCCATCAGCTCTTCAAGCATCCACGATTGAAGCTCTCTTTTGTGCCTTTAAAACCGCATGACGTCGATAAGAGCATGatacaaatgcatttcaagCCAAATATGTGATAACTTTTAAGTCTTTTGTATCGACTGTTGAAACATTTGTGATAAGAtgtgcaattttttaaatcgcataataaatgcagcaaaaggaaaaaaaaatgaattagaatatatagaatatattcaTACATGAACATAAATTACATGATATCATTCACTAAGTTTTACGACTATGTATTTCCACTACTCAAGTCTTCTTTATTATGACTTTGAATTTAATGGCTACATTTGGTGCACGAGCAAATCTATTGagcattattttatatatgattTACCTTGTTGGTGCCAAAACTAACTAAAAGCGTAGTTAGTTGTGATAAAATCTCTCAGTAATTtgggaaattcaaattaaacacGCATAGCTCGTCAACTCGCCTCCAACCCTGGTATTGAGTATCATAAACGAACAGCTGATGGCAATCGATAAATTCCATCAGAAAGCTATCGATTTCTATAGCAGTTTAATTTCATCAGCCGCTCTATTGACATTTTTGACAGTTAAcagttaaatttatatatttaatgtgctAAAATGTTGGAAAAACTCAACAACGATTGCTGGTTggaaataatcaaatatttaagccTAAAAGACCAAATCGCGCTGTATGAAGCATTTAAAGGCATTTCAAGTAACTTTATGTATCATGTGGTCTTTGCCTGGGAACATCAACGCTGCTTTTCGCTTGATCCTGATTGCTATGCGAAGTTTAAAGAGATGCCTGAATTGTTGGACATATTTTTGTCCAGCATTAAAGCCACACAGGAAATGCAATTTCACTGGGTCACACTGGAGTTCCTTAAACTCTGGGAAAACTACACATTTCCCAGCATAAAAAGGCTGGAGTACACATTGGATGAGGATCTGTCAAATATTAATGAGGGTGACGCCGATGAAGCTCTAACAATtatgacaaaaatatttcctGGATTACAGAGTGTGTTACCGACTGGTGATTTCGATTGCAGCACTTTGGTGAAATTGACGCAGTTGCGTAAACTAGATTTGAGCGAATGGACGCCGTTTTGTAGACCCTATCATTGTATCGATGAGTTAACCAAGTGTCCTTTGATAGAAGAGTTAAGACTAAAATATTATGAACATTTTACTGATAGTTATGAAGCTCTCATGGCGATGCCCAAGATGCATACAGTTTCCTTTTACATGTATTACCCAAATGACATTTTAGCTTCAATCCTAAGCAAACGTTTATTAGATGTCCATAAGATAACCTTTAGCCATTGTATCTATATGTTCAGAATGcctaatttgcataaattgaagAACTTACTCCAATTGACATTGCTGTACGAAATCAGTTTTCCTTGCGAAAAACTAATCGAGATGATTGCGAATTTTAAAGAGCTGGAGCAATTGGATCTCATCTGTTGTGAAATGATGTTGAATGAGGCAGAGCTGTGGCAAACTGTTGACTGCTGCCCATCGCTAAGGATCctgaatatatataacatgCATTTGAAAGAGGATTTTTTCGATGGTAATCGATGTGTCATGGAGAAGACATTGAGCAATCGCTCTCAAGATTTAACATTGAATTGCGACACCACACGTGAAATTGAGATGCTGGTGAGTGAAGTGGAAATTGTGTCCAATTGTTATagatatttattcatttattcttGCAGATGCGCCAGCTCTTCAAGCATCCACGATTGAAGCTCTCTTTTGTGCCTTTACCGCATGAACTCGATGGTGGCAGGATAAAAGTGCATTTTGAGCCTTTGCTGCCATCATAAGagtcaaatatatatgtgacaACTTTTTAAGACTTTTGTTTCGACTGTTGAAACATttgtgaataataaataacaaaggaaacaaaaattaattagaataTATTGTCCATACTTGGCCACAAATTATACGATCTCGTTCACTAAGGCCTATTGAGCATTAGTTCGTTGGTGCCTAAACTAACTGATATTAAGATCACATCTGTTAATTTCTATGGCCGCTtaattatatatcaaatatcgAATAATGTTGAACAATTACTTTAAGGATTTAACATTGCATTGGCACAATTGGAAGCTGGTGAGTGAAGTGGAAATTGTGTTTAATCGTTATAggtatttattcattaattctTGCAGATCCGCCAGCTCCACGATTGAAGCTATCTTTTGAGCCTCTAAAAACGCATAACGCTGATAAGTATATGATACTAATGCATCTCAATTCTTAACTGGGAGAGACTTTTTGTTTCGACTGTTGAAACATTTGTGATAtgctttacaattttttttaaattgcattacaaTTGATGCGTTGttgaaattttatatacatacatagttacATAGACAACATCcagtttgttttctttggaGTAATTAAACTTTATTCATACATTAAACATAAACTATTCGATCTCTTTCACTAAGTTCTACGGCCATTTCCAGTGCTCTAATCAATTCATGTTATAGTTGCTTATtatcattttgaatttaattgctgaATTTGATAATCGCTACATTTGATGCTTGAGTATAACtatgcaaaattgttgtaatatacaaaaatttctaTTGTAGACAATTTGATAgatagtttttcatttttgtgtaatagtttgttttttttgtttattgtcaCTAAAACGAACTTAAAGAATGCTGCTCCGACTAACTTTATACAAAGTCCTACTGAATATATTTCATAGAAATACAAATgtcatttctttttcatttctcgCCGAgcttatttaattgaattcacacgcacgcacacacacgcattcactcactcacactcactcgctCACTCACTGTAAGGCTACGCTGCTT comes from the Drosophila sulfurigaster albostrigata strain 15112-1811.04 chromosome 2L, ASM2355843v2, whole genome shotgun sequence genome and includes:
- the LOC133837054 gene encoding uncharacterized protein LOC133837054 isoform X2, which produces MLETLNNDCWLEINKYLSLDDQIALYEAFKGISNNLMYDVAFAWEHQRCFSLDPDCYEKFEEMPELLDIFLSSIRATQEMQLHWVTLEFLRLWENYTFPSMKTLEYTLDEDWSVKPYGGFECSTLVKFTQLRQLDLSDWTMDYLPYHCPEELATCPLIEKLIIPIFLYFPEVYEGLMALPKMHTVSFYLNGQDDILAAMLEKRGNDVQKMTFNHCIWKFSVPTFHKLRNLRQLTLLNENRLKPDKLLKVIANLKQLEQLDLINYQMILCEAALWQTVDCCPSLRILNISYMYFKEDFFNGNRCVMEKALSNRSRDLRLNCHNTGENEKLMRQLFKHPRLKLSFVPLPHELDGGRIKVHFEPLLPS
- the LOC133837054 gene encoding uncharacterized protein LOC133837054 isoform X1, with the translated sequence MLEKLNNDCWLEIIKYLSLKDQIALYEAFKGISSNFMYHVVFAWEHQRCFSLDPDCYAKFKEMPELLDIFLSSIKATQEMQFHWVTLEFLKLWENYTFPSIKRLEYTLDEDLSNINEGDADEALTIMTKIFPGLQSVLPTGDFDCSTLVKLTQLRKLDLSEWTPFCRPYHCIDELTKCPLIEELRLKYYEHFTDSYEALMAMPKMHTVSFYMYYPNDILASILSKRLLDVHKITFSHCIYMFRMPNLHKLKNLLQLTLLYEISFPCEKLIEMIANFKELEQLDLICCEMMLNEAELWQTVDCCPSLRILNIYNMHLKEDFFDGNRCVMEKTLSNRSQDLTLNCDTTREIEMLMRQLFKHPRLKLSFVPLPHELDGGRIKVHFEPLLPS